One genomic region from Prunus persica cultivar Lovell chromosome G3, Prunus_persica_NCBIv2, whole genome shotgun sequence encodes:
- the LOC18782965 gene encoding disease resistance RPP13-like protein 4, producing MRNVTSTSASTSRNAEKFLPKLLDRLGKAKAKVIANINPGDDQEVVLSRFQKIEDGLQQMEDLKLLPRVTLWEHTLFNQFTVLERRVDKFFLGDDESNAFIGLEAITSFLTSMIENVDQIKASIPVVKLMPSYPKRSLEFTHWSLPELGLTAIKTLSQELSQMGVENGIYESRAMANMRRSYEHLEGTELRLCFLSFSIFPAESVIKKRPLIYWWIGEGFITATQDKTAEEVGDEIFGKLMKQGLIQPHGNAVNASSISTSCTLHPWIRYMLIGLARDALLFHFDSSWPWMPSCQASVCRRQCLVFDQNPTSPGEEDPLTVFNVNRNYLSFKREWLSKLKNVVVLQLGRWQSSPTHHIEVDDEGLFLKGIGAQHYLSFKYLSLRGMSGITRIPSCIFNIISLEILDLRACHNLETLPSDISSLRKLTHLDISECYFLEGMPKGIGKLSSLEVLKGFLIANLKNTPSRLGDLVKLKKLRRLSIYIGIEAVMQDKEFENLKEISSLRRLKISWAVVSPELRGKIARQSLDFSFPPDLEKLDLQGIPLKEVPPWLNPRQLTNMKKLYIRGGELCSLDHAGEETVTECKWRVEILRLKYLSNMKIELTEVEDQFPHLLYLEKVKCHEIEKDKYEKNIFWSKSQGMESANCSTPMPRMCDDGTARISGDEGTVQLCAIIGIETSSIELMYVV from the coding sequence ATGAGAAATGTCACCTCAACCTCAGCCTCAACCTCAAGAAATGCAGAGAAGTTCCTGCCCAAGTTATTGGATCGTCTGggaaaagccaaagccaaggtCATTGCCAACATAAATCCAGGTGATGATCAGGAAGTGGTTCTGAGTCGCTTTCAAAAGATTGAAGATGGGCTTCAACAAATGGAAGACTTAAAATTGCTACCTAGAGTTACGCTCTGGGAGCACACTCTGTTCAACCAATTCACTGTCTTAGAACGTCGAGTTGACAAGTTTTTCTTGGGAGATGATGAGAGCAATGCTTTCATCGGCCTGGAGGCAATCACCAGCTTCCTGACTAGCATGATTGAAAATGTCGACCAAATAAAAGCCTCAATTCCTGTAGTGAAGTTAATGCCGAGTTACCCTAAGCGCAGTTTAGAGTTTACGCATTGGTCTCTGCCGGAGTTGGGTCTAACAGCAATTAAGACGCTATCACAAGAGTTGTCACAAATGGGCGTGGAGAATGGAATTTACGAAAGTCGTGCCATGGCTAATATGAGGAGGAGTTACGAGCATCTCGAGGGCACCGAGTTGAGGCTCtgcttcctctctttctcaatCTTCCCGGCGGAGTCTGTGATAAAGAAAAGGCCTCTAATTTACTGGTGGATTGGGGAGGGCTTCATCACGGCCACCCAAGACAAGACAGCCGAAGAGGTAGGGGATGAAATCTTTGGCAAACTCATGAAACAGGGCTTGATTCAACCACATGGAAATGCTGTTAATGCATCCAGTATTTCCACTAGTTGCACGCTGCACCCTTGGATTCGTTATATGCTGATAGGCTTGGCCAGGGACGCTCTGCTCTTCCACTTTGATTCATCATGGCCGTGGATGCCATCATGTCAAGCGTCAGTTTGCAGGCGCCAGTGCTTAGTTTTTGATCAGAACCCGACTTCTCCGGGTGAGGAAGATCCGTTGACAGTATTCAATGTGAACAGAAACTATCTTAGTTTCAAACGTGAATGGCTTAGCAAGTTGAAGAACGTTGTTGTTCTTCAGCTGGGACGGTGGCAGAGCTCACCCACGCATCACATTGAAGTGGATGATGAAGGATTATTTTTGAAAGGTATTGGGGCTCAGCACTACTTGAGCTTCAAGTATCTTAGTCTCCGAGGAATGTCAGGAATAACACGGATTCCTTCTTGTATCTTTAACATCATCAGCCTTGAAATTCTGGATCTGAGAGCATGCCACAATTTAGAGACATTGCCTTCAGATATCTCATCGTTGAGGAAGCTCACTCATTTGGATATATCAGAGTGTTACTTCCTAGAAGGCATGCCGAAAGGGATTGGCAAACTCTCTTCCCTCGAAGTACTTAAAGGTTTTCTCATAGCCAATTTGAAAAATACTCCCTCAAGACTCGGTGATCTTGTCAAGTTGAAGAAACTAAGGCGGCTAAGTATATACATAGGGATTGAGGCTGTAATGCAGGACAAGGAGTTCGAAAATTTGAAGGAAATTTCATCTCTTCGCCGCCTCAAAATATCATGGGCAGTGGTTTCTCCAGAGTTAAGAGGAAAAATTGCCCGCCAGTCCCTGGATTTCTCATTCCCACCGGATTTAGAAAAATTGGATCTGCAAGGCATCCCTCTAAAAGAAGTACCTCCATGGCTGAATCCGAGGCAACTGACAAATATGAAGAAGCTCTACATAAGAGGAGGGGAACTTTGTAGCTTAGACCATGCAGGGGAGGAGACTGTCACCGAGTGTAAGTGGAGGGTGGAAATCTTGCGTCTCAAGTACTTGAGTAATATGAAAATAGAACTTACAGAGGTGGAGGATCAGTTTCCTCATCTGCTGTACTTGGAGAAAGTCAAATGCCATGAGATTGAAAAGGACAAATATGAGAAAAACATATTTTGGAGCAAATCTCAAG